CGCCCGGGACGGCGGGCTGGAGCGACGGCTCGGCTGGGACGACGTCGTCGGCACCCGGGTCGTCGAGGACGACGTGCTGCTCGGGGTGGGTGTCGACCTCGACGAGGACGTCGACGCGGTGGGGGGCCGCGCGCCGACCGGCCTCGGCGCCGAGCGGGCCGCCCGCCTGGTCGAGCGCTGGCGCCGGGACGCCGGGGCGTCGTCGCGCCCCGACGCCGGGGTGCACCTCGACCGGCCGGTCGCCGCCGCGGCCGCGCTCGCCGCCGTCGTCGCCCTCGCCGTGCCCGTCGTGCACCTGCTCGGCTGACGCTGCCCCGGCTCGGCCCCCCGCCGCACGCCCCGCGCCGCGCGGCCCCTCACGGGTCGCGCCACCGGACCGCTCCGGTGGCGGCCCCGGCTCCGGCCCCGGGCCGGTCGTGGGTGGCGTCCCGGCGCGTCGGCATCCCCGGCCGGGCGTGAGGAGCCTGCGGGCCGTACCGTTCCCCCGTCCGGCCGGCGACGTGCTCCCGCGGGACGCCGGGGCCGACGGCCCGCGGCGTGCGCCGCGGTCTTCGAGGAGGTGCCCGCGTGCCCGACGCGCTGATGGCCGACGCGCGGCCGCCGGACGGGTTCGCCGAGGTCACCGCCTGGGACCTCTCCACCTCCGACGACCTCGCCCGCATCCGCCGCGAGCTCCACACGGAGCTGCTGGCCCGCGGCCAGGTCGAGTCGGCGCTGCTGCAGGACCTCCAGGACCGCGTGGTCCTCGTCGTCAGCGAGCTGGCCACCAACGCGCTGCGCCACGGGGCGCCGCCCAGCACCGTCCGGCTGCTCTGCGACGCCGTCGCCTGCCTCGTCGACGTCACGGACACCGCCGACAGGGCGCCCGAGATGTCCGGTGGACGGCCGCTGGGCGAGGGCGGCTACGGCATGTACCTCACGGCGCGTCTCGCCGACGGCGTCGGCTGGTACCTCGACACCGACGCCAAGCACGTGTGGGCGCGCTTCGCCTTCGACGGCCCCGACACCGACCACCGCGCCGCCCAGGGCGCCGTCCCGGGCCCGCCCGGGCTCTGACCCCCGACGGTCCCCCGGTCCTCTTCTCCCGGCCCCCTTCTCCCGGTCGGGGCTCGGGAGCCCCGCCCGGGAGACCGGATCCACCGGCGTCAGCCGGTGGGCAGCCCCGCCATCCGCAGCCGTACCGCGCGCGCCGCCGCGGCGGCCTCGTCGAGCCGCACGAGCCGCTCGTCGCCCGGCGGCAGCGCGGACGGGTCGCCGCCCGTGGCCCAGCCGAGGAGCCGGTCGGCCAGCGCGGGGTTGAGCGCCAGCACCGGGCCGTGGAGGTAGGTGCCGACGACCCGGCCGGCGACGACGCCGTCGACCGGCGCCGCGCCGTCGACCTCCACGCCGTTGCCGACGCCGCGGACGACCCGGCCGAGGGCGGTCGCCCCCGGCTCGAGCGCCGTCCGGCCGCCGTGGTTCTCGAAGCCCACGAGCGTGGGCAGGGGCGGCAGCCCCGGGACGTCGGAGAGCCCGGCCTCGGGCTCCACGACGACCTCGCCGACGGCGCGGCGCTGCGTGGGCAGCGGCTCGACCGTCCGGCACGGGAGCAGCGAGAGCCCGGGGACGGGTCCGTCGACGTCGCGGAAGGCCGAGCCGAGGATCTGCATCCCCGCGCACACCGCGAGGACCGCCC
The genomic region above belongs to Pseudokineococcus lusitanus and contains:
- a CDS encoding ATP-binding protein, whose protein sequence is MPDALMADARPPDGFAEVTAWDLSTSDDLARIRRELHTELLARGQVESALLQDLQDRVVLVVSELATNALRHGAPPSTVRLLCDAVACLVDVTDTADRAPEMSGGRPLGEGGYGMYLTARLADGVGWYLDTDAKHVWARFAFDGPDTDHRAAQGAVPGPPGL
- a CDS encoding type 1 glutamine amidotransferase, giving the protein MSASAVSVAVLYPELLGTYGDGGNAAVLAARGRARGLEVEVVEVVGSEPLPSCDVYLLGGGEDGPQRHVARLLAEGDRMARAVEAGGAVLAVCAGMQILGSAFRDVDGPVPGLSLLPCRTVEPLPTQRRAVGEVVVEPEAGLSDVPGLPPLPTLVGFENHGGRTALEPGATALGRVVRGVGNGVEVDGAAPVDGVVAGRVVGTYLHGPVLALNPALADRLLGWATGGDPSALPPGDERLVRLDEAAAAARAVRLRMAGLPTG